From one Coffea eugenioides isolate CCC68of chromosome 11, Ceug_1.0, whole genome shotgun sequence genomic stretch:
- the LOC113752541 gene encoding uncharacterized protein LOC113752541, producing MAIDNFVQPAIPRFDGHYDHWSMLMENFLRSKEYWQVIESGVAEPTIGEILSEVQKMELEALKLKDLKAKNYLFQAIDRTILETILSKDTSKQVWDSMKKKYQGNAKAQRVQLQALRTEFETLRMKSSESVTDYFARTMAIANKMRIHGENLKDATIVEKILRSMTTKFNFVVCCIEESKDIDTISIDELQSSLLVHEQKINQQEKEEQALVASAESHSTWRRGRGRGRGRGNNDRGNQQQQYQHQEN from the coding sequence ATGGCCATCGACAATTTTGTGCAGCCAGCAATTCCTCGCTTTGATGGTCACTATGATCATTGGAGTATGCTAATGGAGAACTTCTTGAGATCCAAGGAGTATTGGCAGGTTATCGAATCTGGAGTAGCGGAGCCAACAATCGGAGAAATATTGTCAGAGGTGCAAAAAATGGAGTTGGAAGCATTGAAACTGAAAGATCTTAAAGCTAAAAATTATCTTTTTCAAGCTATTGATCGAACCATTTTGGAGACAATTCTTAGCAAAGATACCTCCAAACAAGTTTGGGACTCCATGAAGAAAAAATATCAAGGAAATGCAAAGGCGCAGCGGGTGCAGCTTCAAGCTCTTCGGACCGAATTTGAGACTTTACGCATGAAGTCAAGCGAATCAGTCACTGATTATTTCGCAAGAACGATGGCAATCGCTAACAAGATGAGGATCCATGGAGAAAATTTGAAGGACGCCACCATTGTCGAGAAGATTCTTCGATCAATGacaacaaaatttaattttgttgtATGCTGTATAGAGGAATCGAAAGATATTGAtacaatttcaattgatgagtTGCAGAGTTCTTTGTTGGTTCATGAGCAAAAAATTAACCAGCAAGAGAAAGAGGAGCAAGCATTGGTGGCTTCAGCAGAAAGTCATTCAACATGGAGAAGAGGCAGAGGCAGAGGCAGAGGTAGAGGAAATAATGATCGTGGCAACCAACAACAACAATACCAGCACCAAGAAAATTAA
- the LOC113753594 gene encoding protein DETOXIFICATION 12-like, with translation MEEGLLVKEREVKAERLTWGLIGQEMKRLCCIAGPMGAVTLCQFLLQVISLMMVGHLGELSLSSSAIAISLCAVTGFSLLSGMASALETLCGQAYGAQQYQKFGTHTYTAIFCLLIVCIPLSIIWMYLGKILALIGQDPLISHEAGIFATWLIPALFGYATLQPLVRYFQMQSLIFPMLISSCITISFHILICWVLVYNSGLENRGAAFAMGISMWLNVIILGLYMCCSSSCEKTRAPISGEVLYGVKEFFRFAIPSAVMLCLEWWSYELLILSSGLLPNPQLETSVLSVCLNTIITLYAIPYGLAAAVSTRVSNELGAGNPEGARVSVIGVLLLAVTEVIIVDAVLFASRHVFGYVFSSDKDVVDYVTTMAPLVCLSILMDSLQGILSAVARGCGWQHIGAYVNLASFYLVGIPSALILGFVVKIRGKGLWIGILSGATVQSLLLFIVTMCTNWEKQAIKARERLFQENVSAEDGLM, from the exons ATGGAAGAAGGGTTGTTAGTCAAAGAGAGAGAAGTGAAGGCAGAAAGGCTAACATGGGGTCTTATAGGCCAAGAAATGAAGAGACTTTGCTGCATAGCAGGACCTATGGGGGCTGTGACTCTATGCCAGTTCTTGCTTCAAGTTATATCTTTGATGATGGTTGGGCACTTGGGTGAACTTTCACTTTCTAGCTCCGCCATAGCCATTTCTCTTTGTGCTGTTACTGGCTTCAGTCTTCTT TCAGGGATGGCAAGTGCTCTCGAAACTCTATGTGGGCAAGCTTATGGAGCTCAGCAATATCAAAAGTTTGGAACCCATACGTATACTGCTATCTTTTGTCTCCTCATTGTTTGTATACCTCTCTCTATCATCTGGATGTACCTGGGAAAAATTCTCGCTTTGATTGGACAAGATCCTCTGATTTCACATGAAGCTGGAATATTTGCCACCTGGCTTATTCCAGCACTCTTTGGCTATGCAACTCTTCAACCACTTGTTCGGTACTTTCAAATGCAAAGTCTGATTTTTCCGATGCTCATAAGTTCCTGCATCACAATTTCTTTCCACATACTCATATGTTGGGTGCTTGTATACAATTCTGGATTAGAGAATCGTGGAGCTGCATTTGCTATGGGTATTTCAATGTGGTTGAACGTAATTATTCTCGGTTTGTACATGTGCTGCTCTTCTTCCTGTGAAAAAACCCGTGCTCCAATTTCAGGGGAGGTGTTATATGGAGTGAAAGAATTTTTCCGATTTGCTATTCCTTCAGCTGTCATGTTATG CCTTGAATGGTGGTCATATGAGCTTCTGATTTTGTCATCAGGCCTTCTGCCAAACCCACAGCTTGAAACTTCTGTCCTCTCTGTATG CCTCAACACTATCATTACACTCTATGCAATACCATATGGACTTGCTGCAGCAGTAAG CACCAGAGTTTCGAATGAGCTAGGAGCAGGAAACCCAGAAGGTGCTCGAGTTTCTGTAATTGGTGTTTTGCTTCTTGCTGTCACAGAGGTGATAATTGTTGATGCAGTCCTCTTTGCTAGCCGGCATGTTTTTGGTTATGTTTTTAGCAGTGACAAAGATGTTGTGGATTACGTCACAACTATGGCTCCCTTGGTTTGTCTATCTATTCTAATGGATAGCTTACAAGGAATCCTTTCAG CTGTTGCAAGAGGATGTGGCTGGCAGCATATAGGAGCCTATGTCAATCTTGCATCATTTTATCTTGTTGGAATTCCTAGTGCTCTTATATTGGGTTTCGTGGTAAAGATAAGAGGGAAAGGTCTTTGGATCGGAATCCTATCCGGTGCTACTGTACAAAGTTTGCTGCTCTTTATTGTAACAATGTGCACAAATTGGGAGAAACAG GCAATAAAGGCACGAGAGAGGTTGTTCCAAGAAAATGTTTCAGCTGAAGATGGACTAATGTGA